The Candidatus Nanosynbacter featherlites DNA window AGTCCATCACTATCTCTTGTGCCAACTCAATACTCATCGGCGACGAGTGCACCACCTCGCTCACTCCATGACTATTGGCATGAACCTCGGCCAACTCCAGTGCATCATGAACAATCTGCCAATAGCGCGTCCGTCGGTACGCATCACCACACGCCAGCCGCGCTGCCGCCAAATAATGATACAAACCGCGCTGTAACATAATATTAGCGCTGTCCACCTTGATGGCAAAACGATTGCCAGCATTCAACTCACTGAGAAACAGCTGAGTTATTTGTCGATTAGCAGCGAATGTACTGGTTGTCGATTGGATTAACGTATGAGCGTATTCATAAATACCCCGAGCTAAGCTGCGATCTTTGGCGATCACATCCAGCGCTTGATACAAGGTATGGTCATAAAACGCCAGCATCGCCAGCGCCAACAAACCCATGTCAGCTCGATCTTCATACAGCGCTCGGTACTGCACAATCACATGGTAAAACGAAGCGCGATGTCGCGGAGCTGCCACTGCCAAGCCAAAGTCGATCAGCGCAACTTTGTTGTCTCTCAGTAAATAAATATTGCCTGGATGCGGATCAGCCATGATGACGTCTGCTCGTAAAATTGCAATTAAAAACTCACTGCCAACCGTAACCAATTGCTGCTGCATATCAGAGCCAAGCTGGTCTTTGACAAACCGGTAAGTATCACCTCCTGTTTGCGCCTGTTCCACCACCTCAGTCAGCGGCAGCCCTTCTATACATTCCTGAACCAATATCCGCCGCGTTGAGTACTCAACCAGCGTCTCTGGCACCACAACTTTGTCAGTGCGGTGCGCAAAATATTCACGAATTGCCTGGGCTGTAATTAGCTCGCGCTGATAATCAGTTTCGCGCTTGGTGGTTTTGATAAACTCATCAGCAATCTTAACCAGTGGGAAAATATCGTTCTTTAGCATGAACTGTCCGACCCAACAGCAAAAATGCAGCACGGCAAGGTCAAAATTCAGATGGCGGACCACGCTGGAACGAAGGATTTTGAGAATATATCGATTACTTGGGCAGTCAACCAGACAGCAGTGATAGACCTGGGCGAATGAACCCGTAGCGAACGGCTGATCTTCCTCGACGACTATTTGACTCGCTTTGTTGCCAAGCTCTTGCCGCAAAATCTCAGCAACGTCAATTGGCTCAACTGCCACATTATCAAAAGCATCCAGCCGATATCCAGACGCAGCATACACCTGAGCCATCAGTTCAGTCGACGCCAAATGCTGCAAAAACTTGA harbors:
- a CDS encoding AarF/ABC1/UbiB kinase family protein, which encodes MRLLFVIRALVRVWRAWRSDQLWLKVLSDECHRLGGVYVKFLQHLASTELMAQVYAASGYRLDAFDNVAVEPIDVAEILRQELGNKASQIVVEEDQPFATGSFAQVYHCCLVDCPSNRYILKILRSSVVRHLNFDLAVLHFCCWVGQFMLKNDIFPLVKIADEFIKTTKRETDYQRELITAQAIREYFAHRTDKVVVPETLVEYSTRRILVQECIEGLPLTEVVEQAQTGGDTYRFVKDQLGSDMQQQLVTVGSEFLIAILRADVIMADPHPGNIYLLRDNKVALIDFGLAVAAPRHRASFYHVIVQYRALYEDRADMGLLALAMLAFYDHTLYQALDVIAKDRSLARGIYEYAHTLIQSTTSTFAANRQITQLFLSELNAGNRFAIKVDSANIMLQRGLYHYLAAARLACGDAYRRTRYWQIVHDALELAEVHANSHGVSEVVHSSPMSIELAQEIVMDWMSKVAERDRTAYTMLLQKGELA